Below is a genomic region from Medicago truncatula cultivar Jemalong A17 chromosome 3, MtrunA17r5.0-ANR, whole genome shotgun sequence.
ttcttaaaaaaaaaaaaatagatgcatGTATGGAGGTTCTCAAATGGAAATACCACGATCATTTTTCTTGATAGAGTAATGGGTAATATTCTTTTCATTGAATTGGAGGAGGTGTGACAGTGTTGTTTATTCGAAATCTgccatatataatttaaaataaaaaataataattttcaaaaaaaattactcaatctctcaaataaaaaattactcaatttttttcttattttatgtaattttaaaacaaatctcATGTTTTTATCTCAAAAAATTGCAATAACTGAATATAAGACtgctaaaattaattatttctgAAACATGAAAATTTGCAACCACACGAttatatatgcaaaaatatCGAGACAGGAAAATTTGAAGGAGTAACCTAATAGGGCACCCCTAATGTGATCTCTTTTTCACATATAGGATAGGATAGGATGATCACTTTGTAGTTCTTCCACAATCTTTTATCTCGTTTTTAGTAACACTAATGATATGGATATTCGTGGATGAtctaattagtttttttgattaattttaatattattcttaATTTCTTGTATATTAGTCGCTTCGACTCTAATTATAagtttcctttaaaaaataattttgccTCGATATTATGGAAGTTACTTGGTGCGTTTATGATGAAAAGTGATATATTAAAGTTAGATctattaaaatacaaaatgatTGATTAGTAAGCTTTTTGTGCTACCTTACCAATTAAGAGAATAAATACAATACATTGATCTACTTAAGAGACGTCTATTAAATGTGCTAAAGAGACAAACATGATACTTTGATCTACTTAAgctataaaaatattaaattagtttttacATTGCATCAGATTTATACACTATAAAAAGATCGACTCATATTCCATTGTCAAAtgcaaagagaaaaaagaatatGGCTAAAACTCTCAAGTTTTTTTAtactataattttatttctttccttgtttcttgttttgcaaaGGAAGTTGACGGTAAGCCATATTTTCACTCTTTTCAATCTTGCTTAATTACTTTGTAGTTCATACACATTCtttttatctcattttattaacatttttttattctctttttcatTACAACAAAAAAGGATGCGAAGTCGATGGTGATTGTCCAAAAGTTTTCAAATTAAATGTacatgattttatttataagtgTATTAACAACAAATGCGTAAGGGTTTACTATCCAAAACCGGTACCAAtgccagatttttttttttgaagaggacCAATGCCAGATATTATATGAGTATATATGAAACCCAAGATATTACACAAGCGCCATACAAGGAAGAATAAGTTCTTACACTAGCAAAAGATATATgcaatagagaaatgatatttgtacaaccatttccTAATAACTTTTATGataactttctttctcatactcatattatatttttaatttctctctattgctttaatttttgttccaacacataCTTCTCTTCGTAAAAATATAGTTGTTAATGTGGTTGTCAACCAAATTGCTGTTCAAATAACGTTGCTGTTTTTTTGTAATGCTGGGACCTTGCATTTATGGATTAGTATTCTAAtatgtttgtaaaaaaatgaattaagaaactaagaaatattaaaattagatttccttcttctctcttaattttatatgtatCACCATGACCTGCAATTTAGGCATATCACTAAAGAATTTTAATATCTTTACCACTTACGTTGAAATAGAATCATTTTACTTTGAAGCTTATAACTCTTAATTTTTTGTCATAACatagttatagttttttttagggttaaatatgtttttgatctttataaatataccaacttttcgttttagtttctctaaaattttccttcaacttttagtccctataaaattttcaatcactacttttggtccctatttataagttaattttagtattttttttttaatgaaatggtgcagaaatgtgtagaatattgtaaaaaaatttcataaaaaaaattataattttttaacaaaacataaatttaatatgaatttttaaccataaaaaaatataaaaattcatgttttgttaaaaaaaattaaatttttttaggagagattcttataatattatgaatttttctgcaaaatttcattcaaaaatatgaattctacatatgagtttactttaaaggagggaccaaaagtggaaatgaaaaaattttgagggactaaaagttgaaggaaaattttagaatgactaaaacgaaaagttggtatatttatagaggtcaaaaacatatttaacccttttttttattacagaAACATTGTTATATACAGTTATGATATTTGAAATGATTCAATTTATATTTCTCTTAAGCGAGGGTGTATATGTTAATTTCTTTCATGtaagaagaaattatttgtAACCATCTACAAACTAACCTCTCATTCAAAGCTATATATTTCTAAGACTCGTACCTAACCTCCCATTCGAAGGTGCTAACAAACACAACAGATAGGATTTGAATTGTGTTGACCATTATAATTGTAATTGTTTGTTGCTAAAATCAACTCACGAGAAGAAAGAGTTATCTCTTATATCATTTAACTTCAATTAAAATAGTTAGACAAAGGTTGAAGTTATATCATAAAGAATTATAAAAAGCAAGagaatataagaaaaattagCCTATTTTATTATACTAGGTCATCATCCAACTGATAGATTTGTCTCATTATATTGAAGGACTTAATCCATTGTATTGGTTTAGGAATTCAATTTAGTTAGTTTTAACTTTATCTTTGATTAGTAGTTTGTTTGGAAATTACAGTTTCTGAAGTATAGCTTCTGAAGTATCAGGTTCTGAAGTATAGGTTCTGAAGTACCAGCTTCTGAAGTACAGTTTCTGATGTGCAGCTTCTGATGTcttcagaagttgaatctagtaaCAAAGCGTGTTAACCAAGGTAGTTAGTTTGTTACAGGAGTTTGTTACAACGTCTAGTTGTAAATATATTCACTCATGTGTTGTAAATAATGACGaattcaattcaataaaaatttacacAAATCTTTTACTCGtatctcttttctctctcaaaacCATAGAAATCCATAATCTCAATTCCATCTTCTTTAATTGAACACAGTTTTAAGTGTTGGTTTCATTCTAATTTCATACATTTTTCCATCACATTGTAATTAAATTGATTGCAATAACTGAAGTATCTTTTCTCAAACCAGCTATACTTCATATTCCACCATAAAGAATCCAACTAAATAAGCTCTTTGTTACTCAAAGATCTAGGTTTCCACAAACCTTTTGAGTCTCCTACAAAGATCATGACTTCACTTAAGATTTCTTTGTTATCAAAGATAATCTAACTAACTGGTTTCACTAGAAAAAGAGAGGAAATTTTCACAATTACAGCGATGAGTTTGTATCTAAATTGATACGAAGTCTAAGCTTAGGATTCTAAGTCCCATGCATAGAGAGAACATTATAATTCATTACTATATAAATCCAAGTGTATAAAGATCGATAACTTGATTGAATTACATCATGATCTAATTACTCTCAGCTGAGAGGATTTTACAATTGAGCTTTGATTTTAAGTTCATGTATAGTTTGAATATTCCTTTGATTGCGATGaacttttctttcttgttctttCGTTAATCATGGATGTTCAACATAAACCAAATCACCATGATAAATTACAAACTCAAAGATATAATTAAAAAGGgtgaatttgaagtttttaaaaaaCCAATGGGACACATTAATATTACAGTActcattttgtattttattattagtCGTTTTAACATTTTCGCATATATTAAGAACTTCAGTAAATTTTGTATCGAAAAGGGAAATTATGagtgattttataaaattatctatCTGTTAATGATTTgagaaaaagagaataaaagaatgaaaaaacgaAAGAGTAATAAACCAACATTAAagaatataataggaaaaaattAGTAATGAtgcattgatattttaaaatccctttaaaatcattaataattttttcctgTAAGTCACTTTCCATTATTCATCTTGCTATCAAAGAACAGAAGTTTAATTTGGATTGGGTTACGTAGTCAGCATAGGTCAGATTAGATGACCCATGAAATAAACCTCTCTTTGTTCAGATACACAGTGGACGATGGATTGTTAGCCACTCACGGTTCCAGCGTAGTAAGTTTAATTTGAAGGTCGCAGTCATTTTAGAATCATATAGTTTAAGAggatttcttttattaattttacgagTGTTTATCATTTCTGAttaacatataatataatataacatgGTATTTAAAACATGTGTGACATCGGCACATCGCACTATTTGAGTCGCAAAATCTTGAAATAGAATCAAAACtgatatatattaaaatgaagGACCAATACTCTGAGTAAGCaaaaatagaggaaaaaaaatgtttatttgaaaaaaataatgaagtcttttttatttattttaaaaaatgagatAACATCAATTATTTCTTGCAAAAAGTGtgagtacaaaaatattaaatattataattaaaaacaattactAATGTCACCAAATgtctttaaaatatcaaatatataaaaaatactgtaaaaatatcaatcataaaaaatattgcaaTATATCATCGAagtcaaaaatagaaatatcaatagaaattaacaataattttgattatttaattgattaaatatgtttaatcAATAGgcttaaaaatgttttttttaacaaatcaaaatggtaTTATATTAGTAATTAAACCAACGATGATCACCCCGCATAAGGTGTGCAAAAGGGAAgcacctaaaaaatatttacaaagtcaTGATGTCAATAACAAAGCACCACTTAATCAAACTAATTACAAAAGAACACCcatatggtacacccaatatatttgagtgtaccggtgcactcactctttaaattaatagttaaaagagttgttttttgaagaaaaatattattttttttatcatttataattataacaactaaaacttattcatcaaaagtgttaatgaaataaaattaatttttttgaatttttatcactcataattgagaacattgattattttttacgataatatgtaaaaataattactataattcttataaacaatgaaatgatgtttttcctaataaaatgatgttctataaaatataaatattgacaaatagctatttattacataaaaaattatcgttaatttataaaattatgaagcaagagtatcggtacacctcattttgtgagtgtaccgtagaagttctcTACAAAGAATAGGGTGTTTCCACCAATCGTTGTAGGAATAAGCAAAAGTCACGTGTTTAGACCTCAACCATAAGTGAGAATTACGCTTTATTATTTCTATGAGGTTTATAGTATCGGAAGCGGTATTTTGCAAAACTCGATTATTCatttccttccaaatcaccTAAACAGTGGCAAACCAAATAATCCTGAAATATAACTGAGTAAAAAGAGGCATTCCCGCCATCTTAGTGAACTGAATACAGTGTTGTCGAAGTTCACCAGCATGCACAAAACAAATACCTAACCAATTGCAGACAAGAGTCCATAGGTTGCCGGCCATAGTACAATGTAGAAATAGATGATGCGCCGACTCACTGGAACCACACCCAAACACACAAGACGTGTCAGGAGAAGATAAGACACCCCGATGCTCCAAGTTGTCTTTAGTTGGAATGCAATTACGAAGGAGGTGCCAAACCAACAAAGATACCTTTGAGAGGATATGCTTCCACCAAAGCGCCAGTGCTTGTCAGAAAGGTATAAGCTCCCTTCAACGAGTAGCCATGAATGGGATTTAGCAACCACCGCCATTTGACTTGAACAGTGTCCTGCAAAATAATGTTATGTAATAACAAAGAACAAACAACCGCCGTCTCCACACCCACGCCCTACCATCGAACCCCCACCCACGACTCTCCATATCCCTCACCGTACTCTCCTTTTCCAACGCAAAATCAAAGAAGCGAGGAAACTTCATCCGCAACGGAATATCCCCAATCCACCTATCATACCAAAATAAAGTATTACGCCCATCCCCTACCACCTTACTCACATTAGTTTCGAACCAATTCCCATATgcttaaaaatgttattaagaatatcttataatatgtaaaaaaaagttgaataagaAAAACAGGAAAAAGATGAAAAGTAAACTGAAATAGAGGATAAATTCGAACATGGtaagaaaaaagattaattaaataGGAATTGAAAATAGATTGTACAGAAAGCAGAGTGGTGCAGTACAGAATGGGTGGTACTGTATGAATGACCGCATGGGCAGATATGTCCTTCCAGTCAAATCTAAGGTGCACAGCTACGTTGTCACTGTTAAATAATTAACACATAAGTTAAATAAAGGCTTGCCCAATTCTTTTGTTATTATCCTGAAAAATAATCTGAAACCACATTTGCTCAACCCCACTAAGCtatattcaaaatattatttaaaatttaaaagttgacaatactcctataaaaaaaaacaaagaaaagagaGTTGACAATGTATTTATCCCTGTAtaaaaatacctcattttgtaATTTGTATATTAGCAATGATATATGAACGATCATTggtgacaatttttattttctctatttttattggtcaaaataatagaaagaaaaagaaaaaaagagaataaaaacatgatGCGAGTACGAAAGAGAATATCGTTTCTCTTTGTATATACATACAATGTTGGATAATAATTGTGTTCCAAATAGCAATCCTCTTTATATTTTGGTGTGAACTATGAATatgcatttgatattgttttttttttcaaggttCAAACTCTatatcttgcatatattatacattatccttaattgagctaagctcacaggaACATACCTTTAAATACACGGTAtattgctttaatttttttttttttttttatgaaaaactggTGTGATTGTACCAATTCTTTTTATGATTTGCtagatctttgttgttgttttctttgtgCAAATATGATAAAGGTGAAGATGAGTTAGTTTGTTGTTCGATATGGAATTTTTTTGATGAAGGTGAAGATTATTGAACAAATATGATTTATTGAATTTATGGGTGAAGAAATGTGTGTTGATGAATTtagggttttatttttctttttcgaaaataaagtaaaaaatatgttacattATGTGACATTTTCTATTTGAAATAATCAAGTTGGCGTCCACGTGCGTAATCCATtacgttttttttctttcccaacTGTTCTGCAACAATCAACTAATAGAAAATATGaacttatttgtaaaaaaaaaaatatatgaacatATGTTAACGTTGGAACTTAAAacgtttaaaataaaatgggtcACTTATAaaccttaaaataaataaacgtaAGAGACCAATAGAATGAAATCTtgaatgaatgataatttttctcCGATCAATTTATCTCTTGcattaatattttgataaaattaattcaataaaattacCTTTTTGTAACAagtaaaattacttttttggaTGTTTATTTGACCGTCCAACTTCAAATTATCAGATCATTTGTCTATGGAAATCGGAAGGTTGACAAAAAAACTATCATTATGTATAAaaacactttaaaaaaattgggagtttttttttttttttttttttaagaaatcataatggaatatattaacaacgGCAATGAAATCACATTAGTACAAGGTGTACTCAAGGATCCAACCCAGCAAACAAATAGTCAGAAAGtataattacaaaataaagGTCAGTTGAAACCCAAACAATGTAGAGGGTTCGACCACCAACTTTGAGAACCGTACACAAAAGTGGTATTATTGGCTTTAAGCCACCACAACGaatgaaatttaactttatttaataGTTGTTCAATAGGTGTTTCAGTGTTTTTGAACAATCTGTTATTTCGTTCGTTCCACACCATCCACACACAAAGAAGCCATAACAATTGTAAAAATGATCGACGAGTCTttgtaaaaatgtttttgggagatttttctactttttcctttaatttcatCCCCCCGAGAGCTCCGTGTCATTAAATTCTTGAACAAAGCCTAAGTGTGTCTTGATGAGATGAgacaagtcaatttttttttttggctttcgcatcGGTTTCCGACCTACCAAAGGTGGGCGACTAATtcggctcgtgcgtagaggcatgcgcactggccaagagTTGTTCCCCtaggaatcgaacccggtattccctgGATACGTCCTTGGAAGAAGCTCATTaccactggagcccaaacaaTTTGGTTGAGACAAGTCTATTCTAGTTTAATCAATGTTATGGATTTAAATCCTAACCTGGATATATGCCGCACTACGACTCTCAAGCAGAGTTTATCATTCTAGGTTAtacaaaactttattttttttccttcaacaacaaaaaagtttgataaagttaaaattaaagaggtttttttttttataagtacgATTAacgaagatttttttttcttgaaggtGAAGGAAAGAGTGTTAGTGATACATATTTcaatatttagttttatttgaacgagtatttcaGTATTTATTTAGTTATTCACTAGAACTCTTAGGGATAAAATCAACGTGAGTTGGTCCATGTACTCTCTCCGgttttaattatatacaacGTTTCATGTTTtagtatcattttttttttttaaggaacgtTTTAGTATCATTAAATAGTTAATGTATGCAATATACATTGtagattatatatattagttAGAGTTCTGCTATATACCACGATTAAAATTGCCTACGAAAACTAAGAATGTACACGTGTTCTTTAATTAAATAGTGAATGGCAATTAATTAGGTACTTGGTGGAATACAAAGAGGGTAGTGGTTGTAAACAGATTTAGATTTAACAAACGTTCGTGGATTTCGTGGATTGACATTCGTAGAAAGAAGCATTTTCCTATTAATTAtctaatgaatttaaaaaaacagttttttgtttataatgaaGATTGGATGGAGTACGTGTAAGTGTGTTTTGATCAGATGGAGAAGATTTTGTTGACATATTTAGTTTGTTTTgtgttaaattgattttgttttcaagATTGATTATATCTAAAGTTAAGATTTTCTTGATTTTTAGATGCAAATTTATAATAACTCTCATTATTAAATTGATATATCTAAATGTAAATAATTCTACATTTAACTcgttttaaatcaaaatcaattagtATCACCTCAAATCCAAACATAAAGTTTATTCAATAATTCTATATTTAACTCGTTTAAGTCATTAGGATGCTTCTtcatttgacaaaataaatgagGTATACAATTTGAAGAGacataaacacaaaaaatagataaagAGTCTTATCATTAAGTGAGTCCTAccattattaaatattttatatttttttcaatttttttattttttgtgtttttatctcTTGAAAGAAATGAAGAGGATTTTAACCTATGAAGCCCGAATACAAGATAAGATACTGATacagaaattttttaaaaatcaagatacgatacgaccgagatacgttaataaaaaaaattatataattaaatgtacaacataattataacaattttttttaatacgcaaatatattaattaacaCAAGAAACCAGTCATAGGCCGgtaacatatcaacataaatataagtaatattgaagattaagagagtgatgattAATCAATTACATATACAATATTATCCCAAAAGAGCACCATCAATAttatactatatccaaaaggaatattgttagtgttatagtaatataatgttcTTTTCAtactttttaaagaaaaaaacataaaccaatacaatataaaaaaaataaaatttatattatcaaTACTCTTCtcatacgtatcgggaagtatcagataattatttttaaaaatataaaatttaatgatttgATACTCTTCTAATATACGTATTGAAAAGTATCGAGCAgctatcggtgcaggatacgcagaGGATAtagtacgtcatccattttgaagtaaatGAGCTTTATAGATTTTAACTCATTAAAAATGCTCACTAGATTCATTCAGCTAGACGGAGTATATAGTACTTCAGCCTTCAGCACAGCACAGTCGTTTCCAAGACACACAGACACAGATGTATAGCCAGCTAGCCGCAGTAGTAGCTGACCAAAATAGTTAATCAACCATTTACATTCTCATCTTTTTCTATATTTACGCTTTTACACATTCACATTcttattatttctattttctggGTTTAACAAAGGTTTAACACAAAAGCCTAACTTAACTGGGGTGtcttaaattaattaaacatagaaatataaaacaaaaaagaagagagagagaaagaaagaaagaagtggTCTTTTTCTCATAACACAGATCCCTATGGAATGAAGTGGGTGCTCCCCACCCAGCATTTGCATTGCTTTGCTTTGCTCTCACAtactaatattttattcattcctTTTGTTTAGTTTAAAGAGACCACTTTTGTTGTGTTTCGGACTGAGACATACACACATGTTTTCTTTCTTCAGTTCATCagtttatatatatgtttgtttgtttgtttggtactagttacataaataaataaatttcactTGTTCACATGCAGAAGCAGAAGACGAATAGAGGTAGATTTTTCAACATGATTAGTTTATTTTCTGAGCAATGATTGAGTTGAGTTGagtatatataaaatcaaatcttgctgcaagagaagagaagagaagagaagagaagagaaatagaTTCTGTTAGGTAGTAGCAAAGTTGAAACCTTTTTCAAGTAAAGAAAgataataacaaaacaaaacaagatgAAGTCCATGAATGACAGTAGTAACTCTGATGACAGAAACAACAATCATAACAACAATTGGTTAGGTTTCTCTCTCTCACCCCACATTtctacttcttcttctcctcATCATCATTACCAACATACTCAAACTTCTTCAGTTTCCAACACTGTTCCTACTTCTTTCTATTTTTCACCTTCTCACTTCACCAACTCAACAATCTGCTATGGTGTTCCTGAAAATGGTAACAACTTTCATTCACCTAATTTGACTGTTATGCCTATCAAGTCAGATGGATCACTTTGTATCATGGAAGCTCTTGGTAGATCACAATCACAAGGTTGGTTtcagtcaaaaataaaaaataaaaaataggcttTTTACTATTCCCTTCAAAATGTGTTTGTGCTTTAAAAAGTTCTTATTTTTATGTCCACCAAAGAAAAGttgttatttttatatctttaatTAATGTTGGATATGGCCCtgtaatgattatgttgttttcttgtttttattatatgatgatTGAAGTGATGGTGCCATCTTCATCTCCTAAACTAGAGGACTTTCTTGGTGGTGCAACAATGGGTAGTGATGAATATGGTAGCCATGAAAGTGAGGCAATGGCTTTAAGCTTAGACAGCATCTACTATAATAACCAACAAAATGCAGATCCTCATCAAGCTAATAGAGACCATTCCCTTGACCTTCTTTCAGAATCTTTCAGACAACAAACATCACATCCATATTATGCAGCACTTGGTTTCCATGGCCTATTTCAAGCACCATTAGAGGTAGAATCAAAGGAAAACATTAACCATGTTGATGTTTCTACTTCCCAAATGCCTCAAAACTGGTATCCTGCTTCTCAGGCTTTAGAGCAGCAAATGGGGAATCACAATGGTGGAGTTGGTGTTGGTGGTTCTTCTACTGTTGTTGGTTCTGTAGAAAGTGGTGAGTTACAATCTTTAAGCCTTTCAATGAGCCCTGGTTCTCAATCTAGCTGTGTTACTGTTCCTAGACAGATCTCACCTACTGGAACAGAATCAGTGACTATGGAGGCTAAAAAAAGAGGAGCTGCTAAGCTTGGTCAAAAGCAGCCTATTCATAGGAAATCTATTGACACTTTTGGACAGAGAACATCTCAGTATAGAGGTGTCACAAGGTAAATTTGTGttgatcataatttttttatctcataGTGTGTTCTTCATTGTTtgattacatttaattatacTTGTCTAGTATAATATGTTTGGATGTTTATTTATTCTGCATTAGGCATAGATGGACTGGTAGATATGAAGCACATTTATGGGATAACAGTTGCAAGAAGGAAGGACAAACAAGAAAAGGAAGACAAGGTTAGTGAGCAAAAACAGCAGTCAAGTTTTTGAACTAATACTTTTTTCCTACTAAAATTTTATACTAACACATGTGTTATTTGTTCATGCTTTTGGATGATGATCTAATCAAACTTTGCATGCATGTTACAGTATATTTGGGTAAGTCTTCAGTCTCTCCTTCAccaagtaaaagaaaaaaaaaaaacaatactttCAAGTTTCACCATCATTGCTATCACTGTTTCTAATTTTGActttgttggttttattttttgaactcaAGGTGGTTATGATATGGAAGAGAAAGCTGCAAGAGCTTATGATCAAGCAGCTCTTAAGTATTGGGGACCTTCAACACACATAAACTTCCCGGTACATTTCATTTCCTTAGCATTTTCTTGTTAGCTTAGAATCTTGTATTATTATGTGCTTAAGAATCACATTTTTTATCCTCTCTTATTTTGCAGCTTGAAAACTACCATACTCAACTTGAGGAAATG
It encodes:
- the LOC25489995 gene encoding AP2-like ethylene-responsive transcription factor ANT produces the protein MKSMNDSSNSDDRNNNHNNNWLGFSLSPHISTSSSPHHHYQHTQTSSVSNTVPTSFYFSPSHFTNSTICYGVPENGNNFHSPNLTVMPIKSDGSLCIMEALGRSQSQVMVPSSSPKLEDFLGGATMGSDEYGSHESEAMALSLDSIYYNNQQNADPHQANRDHSLDLLSESFRQQTSHPYYAALGFHGLFQAPLEVESKENINHVDVSTSQMPQNWYPASQALEQQMGNHNGGVGVGGSSTVVGSVESGELQSLSLSMSPGSQSSCVTVPRQISPTGTESVTMEAKKRGAAKLGQKQPIHRKSIDTFGQRTSQYRGVTRHRWTGRYEAHLWDNSCKKEGQTRKGRQVYLGGYDMEEKAARAYDQAALKYWGPSTHINFPLENYHTQLEEMKNMTRQEYVAHLRRKSSGFSRGASMYRGVTRHHQHGRWQARIGRVAGNKDLYLGTFSTQEEAAEAYDVAAIKFRGANAVTNFDISKYDVERIMASNTLLSGQHARRIKDKDPQTEVHEYNHSTNVSSQTNGEAAEAQKDNENNDSKWKMVLQQQQSNSCDQKIIVNSDGSYKNSDYSMSLQDLVGINSVGLDDSTKIGTHFSNPSSLVTSLSSSREASPDKTAPSLLFPKPSMESKIATNVAVSSWFPTQMRPASSINFSHFPVFAAWNET